From the Gorilla gorilla gorilla isolate KB3781 chromosome 22, NHGRI_mGorGor1-v2.1_pri, whole genome shotgun sequence genome, one window contains:
- the LOC129530470 gene encoding histone-lysine N-methyltransferase 2C-like, whose product MHAVRQNLNTEEEVENVADIGFDCNMCRPYMPASNVPSSDCCGSSLVAQIVTKVKELDPPKTYTQDGVCLTESGMTELQSLTVAVPRRKLSKPKLKLKIINQNSVAILQTPPDIQSEHSRDGDMDDSREGELMDCDGKSESSPEREAVDDETKGVEGTDGVKKRKRKPYRPGIGGFMVRQRSRTGQGKTKRSVIRKDSSGSVSEQLPCRDDGVRASGPSPRPGTPCRGGGGGDRTRVCACAHPRGPTPPPRRVPVTATAAARAHQVKPDGGRRGAGHGVRGGWHGARVRRSRRARTGSARARRSLASRRRSLRRREEQGRAYASHVGAGAGPGRAGAAVQGRGRGRRGRSRQGAGRLRAAGPREGATAATSTLSDPTVTQRRTRCAPAALGTPGAYT is encoded by the exons ATGCATGCAGTTCGTCAGAACTTAAATACTGAGGAAGAAGTGGAAAATGTAGCAGACATTGGTTTTGATTGTAACATGTGCAGACCCTATATGCCTGCGTCTAATG tgccTTCCTCAGACTGCTGTGGATCTTCACTTGTAGCACAAATTGTCACAAAAGTAAAAGAGCTAG acccACCCAAGACTTATACCCAGGATGGTGTGTGTTTGACTGAATCAGGGATGACTGAGTTACAGAGCCTCACAGTTGCAGTTCCAAGAAGAAAACTGTCAAAACCAAAACTGAAATTAAAGATTATAAATCAGAATAGCGTGGCCATCCTTCAGACCCCTCCAGACATCCAATCAGAACATTCAAGGGATGGTGATATGGATGATAGTCGAG AAGGAGAACTTATGGATTGTGATGGAAAATCAGAATCTAGTCCTGAGCGGGAAGCTGTGGATGATGAAACTAAGGGAGTGGAAGGAACAGATggtgtcaaaaagagaaaaaggaaaccataCAGACCAG gtATTGGTGGATTTATGGTGCGGCAAAGAAGTCGAACTGGGCAAGGGAAAACCAAAAGatctgtgatcagaaaagattCCTCAGGCTCTGTTTCTGAGCAGTTACCTTGCAGAGATGATG GGGTTCGGGCCTCGGGCCCCTCCCCTCGCCCAGGCACACCTTGCAGAGGAGGGGGCGGCGGGGACAGGACCCGGGTCTGTGCCTGCGCACACCCTCGCGGGCCAACCCCACCCCCCCGCCGGGTACCTGTCACGGCTACTGCCGCGGCGCGCGCCCACCAGGTTAAGCCGGATGGCGGGAGGAGAGGTGCGGGGCACGGGGTGCGGGGAGGGTGGCACGGCGCGCGCGTGCGCAGGAGTCGCCGAGCAAGAACTGGTAGTGCGCGCGCTCGCCGCTCGCTCGCGTCCCGGAGGCGGAGTCTGCGGCGGCGGGAGGAGCAGGGGCGCGCCTATGCTAGTCACGTGGGCgctggggcggggccggggcgggccGGCGCGGCCGTTCAaggcagggggcggggccggcgcgGCCGTTCAAGGCAGGGGGCGGGGCGTCTCCGAGCGGCGGGGCCAAGGGAGGGCGCAACAGCTGCTACCTCAACACTTTCTGACCCAACGGTCACCCAGCGCCGGACTCGCTGCGCCCCGGCGGCTCTAGGGACCCCTGGCGCCTACACTTAG